The following proteins are co-located in the Prionailurus viverrinus isolate Anna chromosome A1, UM_Priviv_1.0, whole genome shotgun sequence genome:
- the STARD4 gene encoding stAR-related lipid transfer protein 4, whose protein sequence is MEGLPDAAVFATRLKNTLIQYHSIEDDKWRVAKKMKDVTIWRKPSEEFNGYLFKAQGVIDDIVNSVIDHIRPGPCRLDWDSLMTSMDILEHFEENCCVMRYTTAGQLWNIISPREFVDFSYTVGYEEGLLSCGVSLDWSEKRPEFIRGYNHPCGWFCVPLKDNPHQSLLTGYIQTDLRGMIPQSAVNTAMASTLINFYGDLQKALQKA, encoded by the exons atggaaggccTGCCTGATGCTGCTGTCTTTGCAACTAGACTTAAAAACACTCTCATCCAGTATCATAGCATTGAAGACGATAAGTGGCGAGTTGCCAAGAAAAtg AAAGACGTAACAATTTGGAGAAAACCTTCAGAAGAATTTAATGGATACCT TTTCAAAGCCCAAGGTGTTATAGATGACATCGTCAATAGTGTAATAGACCATATACGCCCCGGTCCCTGTCGCTTGGATTGGGACAGCTTAATGACTTCAATGGATATTTTGGAACACTTTGAAGAG AATTGCTGTGTGATGCGTTATACTACTGCTGGCCAGCTTTGGAATATAATTTCCCCAAGAGAGTTTGTTGATTTCTCCTACACTGTGGGCTATGAAGAAGGGCTTCTATCCTGTG GGGTAAGTCTTGATTGGAGTGAAAAGAGACCAGAATTTATTCGTGGATATAACCATCCCTGTGGTTGGTTTTGTGTTCCGCTTAAAGACAATCCTCACCAGAGTCTTTTGACAGGCTATATTCAGACGGATCTGCGTGGGATGATTCCACAGTCTGCAGTCAACACAGCCATGGCAAGCACTTTAATCAACTTCTATGGTGATTTACAAAAAGCCTTACAAAAGGCATAA